The Alosa alosa isolate M-15738 ecotype Scorff River chromosome 3, AALO_Geno_1.1, whole genome shotgun sequence nucleotide sequence tgtgtgtgtgtgtctgtgtgtgtgtgtgtgtgtgtgtgtgtgttagtagagTATGATTGGGCAGTCTTCTTCTTCATTATCTAAGCATGAGCATTTCACTGTAGGGCTCCATAAGCAGGTGTTAGAGGTTCACTACCTGCAGCAAAGTGATGTCatcagctcccatctcctcctctatgGTTGTGATGGTGTCGGAGAGAAATGAGATCTCTCTGCTGATCTTCTCCATCTTCTCCTTTACCATTTGactcttctgctcctcttcctccctcagtgCAGCTATCCTGGCTGCCTCTTCATCTCGTAGAAACTGGTGAAGTTTCTCAAACTCCTCCTTGatctgcatctctgtgtgttggGTTTGAACCTGCAATATCACATCATGACATTGTTAATTTTTAATTCATCAATACCAGCAGTTAATGTCTCGTTTATGGTGTTAAATTGATTTTAgttatgtatatatactcttttgagtcCCGTGTGGGAAATTACAAATGACATTTACAAatgcattcatttagcagaccaTTCTATCCAAAGCCATATGTATATAGTACACAGACCATTGTTCCCAGAGCAACttgttaagtgccttgctcaaagcacaacggtggaagccaggaattgaacccacatcTTCTCAGGCTACTAcatactagcccagctccttaaccactacgctaccaacCACCAATTATTAAATTACCTTTAGCGGGCACTTAAGACTTTAAACTGCCCATCATTAAAAGCAGGGTCCATTACCTCACTAAGTTGCCAGTCTATTCCAGAGCAACTAACTGATGTTTTTATCCAAACATTTGTGGGCACAACAGTGGCAGACGGGACTTGATCCTACAACTCGCCTGGCTTATTCATGCTAGCCAAATTAGCTAACCACTGCCCACCCATTCTGGAATTGAAACGATAACCTTCTGGAGTACCATTCGGAAGGCCAGGTTCCTAACCAcctgaccaccaccacctcaactCCTACCTTTATGTACTCTAGAGTTTTATCACAGGTGAGTGTTGCGAGGTTGAAGTCTTCAAGTTTCTTCTGTAAGAGCTGCAGTTTGATCCCGAGTTCCTCCTGGAAGGAAACAAGATGTATGGGTGGACTAATATAGGctgacatgctgtgtgtgtgtgtgtgtgagggggggtccCGTTTGCCACGTCCCATCATAGCAGGGGCGTCCCTCTCTACCTTCAAAAAACTCTTGACGACACAACtctacctcctctcctagcgCTTCTGACAACCTCATCACTTACCAcactcttccctcctctaccttCTCTTCTACCACTTCCCTCTGTTCCCTCCTCTACCTTCTCTTCTACCACTTCTCCTCCTACCATACTTCTACCACTTCTCCACCTACCATACTTCTACCTCTTCTACCACTTCTCCTCCTACCATACTTCTACCTCTTCTCCTCCTACCATACTTCTACCACTTCTCCTCCTACCATACTTCTACCTCTTCTACCACTTCTCCTCCTACCATACTTCTACCACTTCTCCTCCTACCATACTTCTACCTCTTCTACCACTTCTCCTCCTACCATACTTCTACCACTTCTCCTCCTACCATACTTCTACCACTTCTACCACTTCTCCTCCTACCATACTTCTACCACTTCTCCTCCTACCATACTTCTACCTCTTCTACCACTTCTCCTCCTACCATACTTCTACCTCTTCTCCACCTACCATACTTCGACTATCtatttactgtatgtaggcACTCCTATAGTATTGACAATTTCCTTGCTATAGTCTACTCTGCGCTGTACCTACATTAAACAGTATTCCAATGCTGCAACTGTTACCACAGACGAACGTGCGTGTGTATAGCTCCGCATTAAGTTGATTTTGTTAATGTGTTTACAGAAAAATGTTAATAGCCTGCTGTCATGCATTTTGGATAGTGTAGAGTTGGGAGGACGTTATGGTAGAAAAACTTGGTgtggatacacacacaggggaaatgaTCTCTCTCCTTGAGTAGGTAGGCTAgtgcagtggttttcaaagtgggggccgcgagggggtgccaggggggcctcagctaGTTGGAagggaaaataaaagcaacaaataaatacaggtgggtggatggagggtggatggagggaggaagaggtgggTGAATGGTAGGGTGGgttgggggaaggggggtgggtcggtataataaataaacaataaaaagtattGAGGGAAGCATATTTTGTGAAAGAAGAGATGAAATCCTGATTTGATGAAATTCTGAAACTGTTCCTTTTTTCATTGAGGTTGTTTTTACCTTATTTGATGTGCTTCCTGGTACCTAATTATGATGACTCACAGaaatgaataataaaaataattctaaaaaaaaacaacaaaaaaaacaaatacatttgaaacattttaaatatacattactatgagggttgttatacaatgccattataataatttgtcgcatatctgaacattatattttccatgataatgatatAGGAATAATAGAGTGGTAGctgcagaaagccccaaatgtaaCTGGGGCTAAAATAAGTATTAgaattagcttaatgtattttttcatttgccgtagtattgtcgatgggtttaataacacatcaagggggtccttggcctgaacctagtggtatttggggggccttgtcgtggaaaagtttagGAACCCCTGGGCTAGCGTACGGCCGTAGGTATGctacacctgcaggcgcaccTGTAGGCTAGGAAGCTACATAAACTCATGCAGTAAACGTTACCTTACGTTCCTGTGCTGCTTCGTCTATGGGACTGAAGGTATGACCTCTATGTTTCTTTGAATCTcgacacaccaaacacacaggcTGTTTATCCTCCAGACAGAAGAGTTTGCGTTTCTCATTGTGCCGATGGCAAAGCACGTCAGAATCTGCTGCAGCTGTCTGACTTCTCTGTAAGAAGATCTCACACAGGTTTCTTAAAGCCAGATTGGGGGGGCAGACATGTTCCGTTGAGGTGACACTTCTACAAACTGGGCATTCTCTCGATAGTTTTGTCTCCCAGAACCGCTGCAAACAGACTTTACACACACTGTGGCTACATGTCAGAATAACAGGATCCTTGTAGATGTCACGGCACACCGCGCAGGAGAAATCCTCCTCTGAGAAAGATCTTGAAGCCATGTTTTTCTTCGGTTAAGCTTTAGAAAACAGAAAGATATGTTAATCAAGAGTCCATTTAATTAAATCCATAAGATTGTACCCATTAACAATGTTTGTAGCAGAGATAGCACACGTTAAAGTCAGAACTAGAAGACAGCATTGCCTGTTGTTTACACTGTCACTTCCTGATTCAAGAACTATGCGCTAGAAAGTGGGAGGGGCTTTTAAAGCAGTGCCTTGCTTTTCGCTTTCTTTTGAACTTTTGTGTTCCTGACATCAATGAGCACCTTCAATAAATCTTTTCTTAAACTTCCAAGCACTTTGCACCCTTtctttatttataaaataaCTCAACGAATTGGCAGTGCAGTCAAGGAAGCAGAATACAAATAGCCTAGGGAGGACTGGTACAAGAGCATCCCCAGacagcaaggtgacattgaaaATATATTGATTTTCCATCAAAACCATCAGAATGGTTGACATTGAAATCTCAACactaaataaatgttgaatCACCATTGCAATACTGATGAAAACCTGACAAATGTAATGTTGATTACagtcccagatagcaagcatAGTCGGCCCGATTCTGGCTGAGTGCTGGCAGTGTCGGCTGAGGTCCGAGTCGGCTGAAGCACAGTAAACACAGTCGGCCCGATCCTGGCTGAGTGCTGCCACTGTCGGCGGAGTTTCAGGTCGGCTGAGGCACTGTCCCCTTGAATGGGCCGACACTGACACGCAGTAGTTGGGCTGATTACTGAGTGTCTTATTTGGCCCGATTGGGGTTTGATGGGCGACTTGCCAGTTTTCGAATCAATCTCGGCAGACGGATTTCATACAGTGTGTGGCCCGATACTTCAGGAACGGACACTGATCAGTATCGAGGCTGTTGGCGgcaaaaatgaaacatttagcgACAGCCGGACGCTAAACGTACATGGCCCAATTCTGTGAAGTGACTGTCGGCCCATTACATGTGGAAGAGCCACGAGCAGAGCAACTGTTCAGTTTGAAACCAGCAGGACGGCGCGAAACTGTCTCGTTTTGGACACTGCCTGTGGTAAGTAACATGCAACTTTACCTGTTATTGCATGTAAATCATTATGAATGTACGTAGGCTTATTATTGCAGACAAAGTTTAACAAGTAGCATAACAAGAATGGGTGTTTCAATCTAACCCCCTTGACGATGACGAAGCTAGCGGTAACATACGTTATGATTTCTTAGCCTACTTTGTTGGCCTAATTAGCTGCTACCTTTAAcgtcagtgttggtggtcaaAAACGTTCAgtgctgtaacgttagctaTACTTGCATAATTATGTGGTTTTCAAAGAAAAGTGTGATCTAATCATTTTAGAAATAGCTTAACAGTTAACCAGTATTGCATGACTTAGAATATAGCGATTGGTAATTGGGCATTTCATCGTTATCTATCCAACTTCAGGCACTAGGCAGGCAGGACTGAGACTGTATGccttaagagagtgtgtgtgtgagagagagagagagatggtagcaGGGTGGGTCCTGTCCTGGTCATGTAAAGCTCATCAAAATCTGTATTTTAAGGTCGTTCTGTATTTTGTACTGAGGGGTTGTTTTATGATCATGTAATCATTTTGAGCACATATACTTCCATTAACCTAACGTTACTGtgactttttttaaatgtacaccTCAGAATCCAGGCCACACTGACCAGAGACCTGCCTGCACTCCTTTGGATGAAGAAGGCTACCggtgtatacatgtgtgaacCATTTCTTGTGTTGGAAAAACAGGAGACCTGAAGAGCTCTTGGTAAGTTGTACATTGATTTAATAGAATAAGTAATACGTTTTTGTTTAGATGAGCCAAATCATAGGAATCAGCTTTCATCTAGGCCTGTGTTTTgtgatgtgtcatttttagatgCTTTTGGTTTGCCTCATCCATTATGTCAGCAAAGAACAGGAGTGGGCAGGAAACATGCGCTGTTGAAAACTGGAGCACCCACAAGGCTCTTGTGAAGGAAGTCCACAAGTGCTTCAGGTCTGTATGTGTTGACAAATATGTCTTGCTCTTGGTGATTGTCATTGGTAATATATCAGCATTTAACAATCACACAATGTCAATGTTGCCCAAAATAACTACCAGGGAGGTGTTACCAAGACAGCTGCAGAATGGCAAGACTGGGCTTTAGTAATATTTTGTCAGACAGTAAAGGATACATAgtttaatgatttttttattttcttttgaaaTGACATGCTGTCCATACATCTCAAattgaaggatggatggaaagaACTCTGATCAACCCCCACAGAGAGCTGAGGTGGCTATCTGTAAGTATATTTGAGTGGACAAACAGAACTTCTGACAGATGACATGTTGAAATCTTGCTTTAGACCTCATAATGATCTTATAATATTCTTTTATACCTAAATGCAGTTTGGAGACACCCCCGGCTGGTAGTGCTGCTGAAACTGGTGGAGGCAACAATGAAGCGGCAACAGAAAGAGAAGGCAGGTGGCAAAGGTTGCTGCTATTGAAAAATActttgagagtgagtgtgtgtgcatgtatgtagctGGGTAGGTCATGGTACATGGTACAAAAATACAGAATTTAAAGCACTTAACACTTAACTCACAACCCACAACTACTGACAATGGAATTACTCttttagagtgagtgagtgagggagagagatagaatatttctgtaaatgtttaatgttaatttagaatcatttatttcttttaaccattatacagttttaaaatgtttaattgtttgtgtttttgtatatgAAAGAAGTCGATTGTTGTAGATAAAAGTAGATTGTATATTTTCACTTGTTTAATTTCTAAAGTGTATATATGTAAAAGCTTGtataatttttaaatgtttgttttatttgcaaGGTTGTGTTTGTCAAACTTGTTAATAAAAGTAGCTTGTGCTTTTAATTACTAGTTCtggatttgtgtttattttcaagTACTTTTGGTAGTTAATGGGCCACATGTGGCCCGGGGACCCAACCGACATtcagccaacactcagtcagatcagttttatagtgcgtgggccagtacaggcccagaggcccagccgacactcagccaacactcagttatatagtgtgtgggccagacctgggccaacagAATGCATGACagtcatttcacagtgtgtgggccacacctgggccaacagttccaataagagtcattttacagtgtgtgggccagacctgggccaacagaaacaatgagagtcattttgcagtgtgtgggccacatcTGGGCCAGAGGAAATTCTTTGTGTCAGTTATCAGTAATTGGGCCATTGTTGGGCCGGAGGCCCAGCCAGAACTGGGCCAACACTCACAAAACCCTGAGGCAAggtagtgggccagaggtgggccGGTcaaattttgctatctgggagtgGCATTGGAACAATGTTGATCTATAGTTAGCGTGTAGACCAACGCCGCCCGATGCACCGGCAGATTTTGGGTAtaacttatgcacacacacacacaatatttgtACCTATTTTATTTGTACTCTCCCATGCAAACAATTGAAAACTAGGTTCTCCATGATAAAATGTCAATAAAAGAAATTTTGAATCTTTATAATTGATTGGACATTGATTTTTGGTTTACCTGGTGATGACACAGATGTTGAAAAAACATTGATATAGGGTTGACCGGGAACCGGATTGTTGAAAAGCCATTGATTTATAGTTGACCGGGAAATATGATCGAAAAGTCATCGAATTGTAGTTGACCGGGAGACCATCGATGTGGTAGACCAGCGGTACTGCACCACACACATCTCATTTCTGAGTCCATATCAGGTAAGCATGCATTTTATCTCATATTTGCTCaattgtaggctactaaattGAACATTCGTGTTTATTTACATGGTGCAACATTATGCAGGCATTCGTATGCCTATCAGAAGTAGGATACCATCATTAAAATTTACATAATGTCACTTAAGCAAACAGTTACATTTAGTAACGTTAGTTCTGCCAAAATTATACCGTGATAAGTTCACTAACGTTACAGACACAGAGCTTCATAAACCTACAGTGACTTAATTAAGTTAAGCAAGAATTGCTTTCTTCGTTTATTTTGTGGTCAGATGTTAGATGTAGGCTACATGGATGTTGCTGTCAAAGTGGTGGACAACGCTCCTGTAACGTTAACGCTGCTGCTAGAGAACGGGAAACTAGATCAGAGGCATAGTTTGTCATCTGAACTTTTAACAGTAACGTAGCCTACACACGCTGTGGATAAGCCTTACGATGTTTGCAGTCATTGTCAAGTTAGGTTAACTTTTCTGATAAAGTTAGCATTTATGCTAGTGGAATGTCAGATGATCGGATATTGTGCTTTTAAGTCGGTATAaaatgtttagcctacattGTCTAACACTTCCCAATATCATCACCACCATGTAATTGTCTGTCGGAAATAAAGTCCGTATTATACAGCCTCAACAAAATGCATTTCCCCCCAGAAATATAAAATGATTTACCAACTATGAGATGGCAAGATGATCTAGCCTAACATCTATGCATAACAGTTGGAAAAACACGActactactgtaggctacattagccCATGTGGAATGCTACGGTCTGATATAATCGCATGTGTTACAATGACCCTGGATTCTATCACAAACAAACCTGCCCCTGCCTCTGCCACTGTGACTGCAAGACAACCTGCCAGCAAATCATTGGTGTATGATGAAATATGCATCTTCTGTGGTcaaaatgttacatttacaCTTGGCATGACAATAGAAACACAATTACACATCTACCTAACAAACCAATGAAGTTCCATGTGCGGAATTTTGGCCAAAATCATCCTTCTTGGTTTAGCCCTAAAATCACATCCAACAATGAAGAAGTATGGGTAAAGCATACATTTCCTGAATCCTTGGAGTCCTGGGAGTATTTCAGGTTCTGTCTTTTGTGTCTGTAATGTTCTCTGATGCCACAGGGCATAAAGAAGGTGTAAAGTTTAGGCGGAaattgtgaaaaatgttgtgtttttgttagtTCAAAGAGCTCCAGTGTCCTCTGTGTTGATCAGAGGACCTCACCAATGTGTTTGAATGAAAGCTCAGAATATAATCTTTAAAATGATaccaaatattatatattaattcAATATTATACAACACTGACAAGTGTCTTAACCATGGCTTCAACCAGGACATGCACCAAGTGTCTAAAATGCGATTttattttggggggggggtttacTTCATTAGGTGATAACCACTAAAAAGCTACCAATCTCAGAGGTCTATCATATCAAAACATAAACTAGGGATGTGTAGGTATAAAAAAATCACAACTAGAATTTGCCCACCCAGATGGTACCGGTATCTGGTCTGGCCCATGGACTACATATCACCCAGCCCTAATATGTATAGAACTTACTATATTGAACAGTCTCTGAAAATTGCATCTTCTCCCAGACTCAGGTTGTGACTGAACTTCAGGTTGTGCAGGTGCTTTGCGACATTAATCAGAGCTCCTGAAACCCCCCCTGGATACTGCAGTGTACTCTGGGCTCTGGAAGAACATTCACGAGTCAGTGACGCTGTTTGTTTGGATTCGCAGGATACATTTCTTCCTGCCTCCAGCACAAGCAATACTTTAAGCCCTATGCACAGGATTAAGGTGTTGTGGATGGTCATCTACTTGACAGTTTGTGGCaccaataaacaattacatgacaacatgacaacaacagcatatagcctttagtgtcactgtcacttAGTTGTATTTTATTTCAAGATTACATTTCAGTAAGGCTTTGTATGTGATATCTTTATCACAGGAAGATCACTCATCTAGCCACAGTTCTGTTGTAGTTCTACAAAATATAAAGAGCAAATGGATTAGAAATCATTGCTGTAATTAATCAAAGAGTATCTCCTCTTCTGCCTCTACTGTACTAAACCGGACACGATTTACTCTCACCCATCATACACATCCTATTGATTGTGTCTATttctatcatcatcatcaggttATCTTGTGTTGTATAGTATATGTAAGGCgaggatcacattagccagtggcaagcggcagcggcaaaAAGTTttgtctcgttcctaagcaacacaaatggtttgtcaattgaatacgcttgcgttgtgctttgaaagttgaaccaagttccaACGCTCAGCTTGCTCAACGCTAGCGCCACCCTTCCGCTGCcaaaccatagagaacaataggaaacctgccgcttgccgctggctaatatGATTCCCGCCTAAAGCTAATATTTAcatctcagtgtttcccatacattgacttatttgtggcggcccaccacaatatcaacattgaccaccgcacaatgattttccaggttgtactaaattttgcttaaatctggttagc carries:
- the LOC125292208 gene encoding zinc-binding protein A33-like yields the protein MASRSFSEEDFSCAVCRDIYKDPVILTCSHSVCKVCLQRFWETKLSRECPVCRSVTSTEHVCPPNLALRNLCEIFLQRSQTAAADSDVLCHRHNEKRKLFCLEDKQPVCLVCRDSKKHRGHTFSPIDEAAQERKEELGIKLQLLQKKLEDFNLATLTCDKTLEYIKVQTQHTEMQIKEEFEKLHQFLRDEEAARIAALREEEEQKSQMVKEKMEKISREISFLSDTITTIEEEMGADDITLLQSYNRTVARTQSTLQYPEGVSGALINVAKHLGNLKFRVWEKMQEIVQLIPVTLDPNTAHPQLILSEDLTRMNFSYSKQQLPDNPERFDYWVNVLGSEGFNSGTHCWDVEVGDIHLWAVGVMSESAKRKGPVCEWSGLWFLLHERGEYDAFSSPLPESWFEEFLATRPSRPSPITVSRKPQRIRVQLDWDKGEMSFYDSDDNTHLHTITHTFTERVFPFFWCSESTYPIEDLATEAGINQ